From Pandoraea vervacti, the proteins below share one genomic window:
- a CDS encoding chromate transporter has product MTRPAADTASAPNVDAPKASLTDSRVPHITRRSEPSTEPPTCRDLALAFGAIGATGFGGVLPWARRMLVDQRRWLTDREFAELLPLAQLLPGPNVANIATVLGRRFRGPRGAIAAVAGLYCCPTIVIVLIGLAYARWGQTPLVQHVLSGLMPAATGLVIATSLRLLAGLERHWTTLALAGATFVGSFVLGLPLLLVLGVLGPCAILTAHRRARRHRQNEQDSQDVSAAP; this is encoded by the coding sequence GTGACACGTCCTGCCGCCGATACCGCGAGCGCCCCGAATGTCGACGCCCCCAAGGCATCGCTCACGGATTCACGCGTTCCACACATTACCCGCCGCTCCGAACCATCCACTGAACCACCTACCTGCCGCGATCTGGCGCTCGCCTTTGGCGCCATCGGCGCCACCGGCTTTGGCGGCGTCTTGCCCTGGGCACGGCGCATGCTCGTCGACCAGCGCCGATGGCTCACCGATCGGGAATTTGCCGAATTGCTCCCGCTCGCACAATTGCTGCCCGGGCCGAACGTCGCCAATATCGCCACCGTGCTCGGACGCCGCTTCCGTGGCCCGCGCGGTGCAATCGCCGCCGTCGCCGGTCTCTACTGTTGCCCGACCATCGTCATCGTCCTGATCGGGCTCGCCTACGCCCGATGGGGACAGACCCCGCTCGTTCAGCACGTGCTCTCCGGCCTGATGCCCGCCGCCACCGGACTCGTCATCGCGACCTCGCTGCGCTTGCTTGCCGGACTGGAACGCCATTGGACGACGCTCGCCTTGGCCGGCGCGACATTCGTCGGCAGTTTCGTGCTCGGCTTGCCCTTGTTGCTCGTGCTCGGCGTGCTCGGCCCATGCGCGATTCTGACGGCGCACCGGCGCGCCCGGCGGCATCGACAGAACGAACAGGACAGCCAGGACGTGAGCGCCGCCCCATGA
- the egtB gene encoding ergothioneine biosynthesis protein EgtB: MTVPCCTSQAEAPSGASPNATRSQIARDGPPSAAPVHGQVDGQADAAVVPSALAPVVVPIVAPIVTPTAGSAATRQLTLSDRFDAVRAASVAFAQGLSDADATVQSMPDASPIKWHLAHTTWFFETFLLGEAGAAAGTPGKRYRPYDPRFAYLFNSYYEAAGPRHPRPQRGLLTRPTLDEVLAYRRHVDAAMHEHLLHADVAPEIVALITLGLHHEEQHQELMHTDLLHLFAQNPLRPAHRLPHSPHSPRAMPHAASPRQWIEHDGGQFRIGHPGDTSSAGGQFAFDCETPSHDVLLRPFAIASRVVTNAEWRAFIEDGGYRMAGLWLSDGWATVQREGWGHPLYWELHNGEWHAMTLAGMQPVDDDAPVQHVSYFEADAFARWAGKRLPTEQEWEVAARASDSASSPGQVAMEQRFGPVWQWTASPYVAYPGFRTASGAVGEYNGKFMCGQFVLRGGSIATPPGHARTTYRNFFYPHQRWQFCGLRLAEDR, from the coding sequence ATGACCGTCCCCTGTTGTACGTCGCAAGCCGAGGCGCCCTCAGGCGCCTCTCCCAACGCCACCCGCTCGCAGATCGCCCGCGACGGCCCGCCGAGCGCTGCCCCGGTCCATGGGCAGGTCGACGGGCAGGCCGATGCGGCTGTCGTTCCCTCAGCCCTTGCGCCAGTCGTTGTCCCCATTGTTGCCCCCATCGTTACCCCGACGGCCGGCTCGGCGGCTACCCGGCAACTCACACTCTCCGACCGGTTCGACGCCGTGCGCGCCGCCTCCGTCGCCTTCGCCCAGGGCCTCTCGGACGCCGACGCCACCGTGCAGTCCATGCCCGACGCGAGTCCGATCAAGTGGCATCTCGCCCACACGACCTGGTTTTTCGAGACGTTTCTGCTCGGCGAAGCCGGCGCAGCGGCCGGGACTCCCGGCAAACGCTATCGCCCTTACGATCCCCGCTTCGCCTACCTCTTCAATTCGTATTACGAGGCAGCGGGCCCGCGTCACCCACGCCCGCAACGCGGCCTGCTCACCCGCCCCACGCTCGACGAAGTGCTGGCCTACCGCCGTCATGTCGACGCCGCCATGCACGAGCATCTGCTGCACGCCGACGTTGCGCCCGAGATCGTCGCGCTCATCACGCTGGGCCTGCATCACGAAGAGCAGCATCAGGAACTGATGCACACCGATCTGCTACATCTCTTTGCCCAGAACCCGTTGCGGCCCGCCCATCGCTTACCTCATTCACCTCATTCACCGCGCGCCATGCCCCACGCAGCGTCGCCACGGCAATGGATCGAGCACGACGGCGGGCAATTCCGTATCGGCCACCCGGGCGACACGAGCAGCGCCGGCGGGCAATTCGCTTTCGATTGCGAGACGCCTTCGCATGACGTGCTGCTGCGTCCCTTCGCGATCGCGTCGCGTGTGGTGACCAACGCCGAGTGGCGGGCCTTCATCGAAGATGGGGGATATCGCATGGCCGGGCTCTGGCTCTCGGATGGCTGGGCGACGGTGCAACGCGAAGGCTGGGGGCATCCGCTTTACTGGGAACTGCACAACGGCGAATGGCACGCGATGACGCTGGCCGGCATGCAGCCGGTCGACGACGACGCGCCCGTGCAGCACGTCAGCTATTTCGAAGCCGACGCGTTCGCTCGCTGGGCAGGCAAGCGCCTGCCGACAGAACAGGAATGGGAAGTGGCCGCGCGTGCGTCGGACAGCGCATCGTCGCCCGGACAAGTCGCGATGGAGCAACGTTTTGGTCCGGTATGGCAGTGGACGGCAAGTCCCTATGTGGCCTATCCGGGATTCAGGACGGCATCGGGGGCCGTCGGCGAGTACAACGGCAAATTCATGTGCGGACAGTTCGTGCTGCGCGGCGGAT
- a CDS encoding chromate transporter — protein sequence MNTLVDLFAHGTLWSLLAVGGTNVTLADIHRYAVETRHWITDAQFVTFFSLAQAAPGPNGMAVTLIGLQAAGLPGALTATLAKCAPSSLLAYLVGGWVDRHERSPWVRAVRAGLAPITVGLLAASSALIAREVDINLARGLVTLVAVVVTLRTRWNPLWLIAAGSALGLTGALM from the coding sequence ATGAACACGCTCGTCGACCTCTTTGCGCACGGCACGCTCTGGTCGTTGCTCGCCGTGGGCGGCACCAATGTCACGCTCGCCGACATTCATCGCTACGCCGTCGAAACGCGCCATTGGATTACCGATGCCCAATTCGTCACCTTCTTCTCGCTGGCGCAGGCCGCCCCCGGCCCGAACGGCATGGCCGTCACCCTGATCGGCTTGCAGGCCGCAGGCTTGCCCGGCGCCCTCACCGCCACCCTCGCCAAGTGCGCGCCTAGTTCACTGCTGGCCTATCTCGTCGGCGGATGGGTCGACCGGCACGAACGCTCGCCATGGGTGCGCGCGGTACGCGCCGGCCTCGCCCCCATTACCGTCGGTCTGCTTGCCGCCAGCAGCGCCCTGATCGCGCGTGAAGTGGATATCAATCTCGCACGCGGGCTCGTCACGCTGGTGGCCGTCGTCGTTACGCTGCGCACCCGATGGAATCCCCTGTGGCTCATCGCCGCGGGCAGTGCGCTCGGACTCACTGGCGCGTTGATGTAA